In Pseudomonas sp. Leaf58, one DNA window encodes the following:
- a CDS encoding tellurite resistance TerB family protein: MNTRDLLEQLLRAGQGAHAQQGSGGGASQDSLGGLLGGLLGGGSTTGGGGLGGLLGGLLGAGSSSAGGTAGGRSAGGINYAALASLGMMAFQAYQSWQRSQAAAPQQAVRTVDQLSGPEAEGHSHAILRALIAAAKADGRIDKQEEQLIYAEIKRQTSDPQLQQWLDEEVSKPLDAAEVALSAKDRAMAAEMYLASVMLVDEQQDAERAYLDQLASALQIEPTLQVHLEQQAKRAV, from the coding sequence ATGAACACCCGTGACTTACTCGAACAGCTGCTGCGGGCCGGGCAGGGGGCGCACGCGCAACAAGGCAGCGGCGGCGGGGCCTCGCAAGACAGCTTGGGTGGCTTGCTCGGAGGGTTGCTAGGCGGCGGTAGTACAACGGGTGGCGGTGGCCTGGGTGGTTTACTGGGCGGCTTGTTGGGTGCGGGTAGCAGCAGCGCTGGCGGCACTGCCGGGGGGCGCTCTGCAGGGGGCATCAATTACGCGGCGCTGGCGTCGTTGGGCATGATGGCGTTCCAGGCCTATCAAAGCTGGCAGCGCAGCCAGGCGGCGGCCCCGCAACAGGCGGTGCGTACTGTCGATCAATTGTCTGGCCCCGAAGCCGAGGGCCATAGCCATGCAATCTTGCGCGCGCTGATTGCCGCCGCCAAAGCTGATGGTCGCATCGACAAGCAAGAAGAACAGTTGATCTACGCTGAAATCAAACGTCAGACCAGCGACCCGCAACTGCAGCAGTGGTTGGATGAAGAGGTCAGTAAGCCGCTCGATGCTGCCGAGGTGGCATTGTCGGCCAAGGACCGCGCCATGGCCGCGGAAATGTACCTGGCCAGCGTGATGCTGGTGGATGAGCAACAGGACGCAGAGCGGGCCTACCTTGACCAGCTGGCCAGTGCACTGCAAATCGAGCCGACACTGCAGGTGCACCTGGAACAGCAGGCCAAAAGAGCCGTCTGA
- a CDS encoding aminotransferase class V-fold PLP-dependent enzyme produces MSKLYPSVDPEGLVEYSVVYTDRSLNHMSQTFQGVMKNISATLKQVYNAQAVAIVPGSGTFGMESVARQFATGQQCLVIRNGWFSYRWSQILDMGNIPAATAVLKARPVDAGRQAAYAPPPLGEVLAAIQAHKPQIVFAPHVETSSGIILPDDYLRAVGDAVHAVGGLFVLDCIASGTLWVDMHTCAVDLLISAPQKGWSASPCCALVMFSALALERIEQTQSSSFACDLKKWLQIMQAYEQGGYAYHATMPSDSLARFNEVMNEMQAYGFDKVRSEQQALGVRVRAMLTGKGIKSVAAEGFQAPGVVVSYTDDADIKNGKKFAEHGLQIAAGVPLQCDEPADFQTFRIGLFGLEKLHNIERTVSTLEQALDEVLVS; encoded by the coding sequence ATGTCAAAGCTATATCCCAGTGTCGATCCTGAGGGGCTGGTCGAGTACTCGGTGGTCTACACCGACCGCTCGCTCAACCACATGTCGCAGACATTTCAAGGCGTGATGAAGAACATTTCCGCGACCCTGAAGCAGGTCTACAACGCCCAGGCTGTGGCGATAGTCCCGGGCAGCGGTACATTCGGCATGGAATCGGTAGCGCGCCAGTTCGCCACCGGCCAGCAATGCCTGGTGATACGCAACGGTTGGTTCAGCTATCGCTGGAGCCAGATCCTTGACATGGGCAACATCCCAGCGGCCACCGCGGTGCTGAAAGCCCGGCCGGTCGACGCGGGTCGCCAGGCTGCCTACGCGCCACCTCCGCTGGGCGAAGTGCTGGCAGCCATTCAAGCGCACAAACCGCAAATTGTCTTCGCCCCCCATGTTGAAACCTCATCAGGGATCATCCTGCCCGACGACTACCTGCGGGCCGTCGGCGACGCCGTGCATGCGGTGGGTGGCCTGTTCGTGCTGGACTGCATCGCCTCAGGCACGCTTTGGGTTGACATGCACACGTGCGCAGTCGACCTTTTGATCAGCGCACCGCAGAAAGGCTGGAGCGCCTCCCCTTGCTGCGCTCTGGTGATGTTCAGCGCCCTGGCCCTTGAGCGCATCGAGCAGACGCAGAGCAGCAGCTTTGCCTGCGACCTTAAAAAGTGGCTTCAGATCATGCAAGCCTACGAACAGGGCGGCTATGCCTACCATGCGACCATGCCCAGTGATTCGCTTGCGCGGTTCAACGAAGTGATGAACGAGATGCAAGCCTACGGCTTCGACAAGGTCCGCAGCGAGCAACAGGCGCTGGGCGTCAGGGTGCGCGCAATGTTGACCGGCAAAGGCATCAAAAGCGTAGCCGCAGAAGGCTTTCAGGCCCCTGGCGTAGTGGTGAGCTACACCGATGATGCCGACATCAAGAACGGCAAGAAATTTGCCGAGCACGGCCTACAGATAGCCGCCGGGGTGCCGTTGCAATGTGACGAGCCGGCCGACTTCCAGACCTTCCGCATCGGGCTGTTCGGGCTCGAAAAACTGCACAATATCGAGCGCACGGTCAGTACCCTTGAGCAGGCACTGGACGAAGTGCTGGTGAGCTAA
- a CDS encoding PLP-dependent aminotransferase family protein produces the protein MKSPTGLLLSAIELDRASVIPLYRQLYLQIRKQILNGRIQGGVRLPSTRTLSIELGLSRITILNAFDQLIAEGFLASRTGAGTYVGTEWESRSSEDEPPRQPPRLSELSQSMLSLRSDHFRGVSYADWDPATPTSFLPSHSTYEGFPQAIWRRLMNRHLLKPTKAILGYGELQGLQAFRTAIAEYVFDARGIDCTAEQVVIVSGAQQAFNLLGMLLLNPQDSVWMEDPGHIAARIALQAQGAQIIPLRVDEQGIDVQQGLTECPDARLVFCTPSRQHPLGVTLSYVRRQALIDWATQHQSWIIEDDCDSEFRYSGRLLPALYALDQMARVIYVGTFSKVLFPSLRLGYVILPQALVEPFCTLRAVMDRSPPTLLQATTADFMSEGHFLGHIRRMRALYKARQQALIEQLEKQIGSFFRITPTDAGMHLIAWLPPELSDTEIARQLAQHHIHTYALSDYRIKHDLPPALLIGFAGTPEKQARERVEALAQALRTLGYLSPTT, from the coding sequence ATGAAATCCCCCACAGGTTTGCTGCTGTCGGCTATTGAACTGGACCGTGCCAGTGTCATACCCCTGTACCGTCAGCTGTATCTGCAGATTCGTAAACAGATACTCAACGGCAGAATTCAGGGGGGCGTGCGCCTGCCATCGACCCGGACCTTGAGCATTGAATTGGGGCTGTCGCGGATCACCATTCTCAATGCTTTCGATCAGTTGATTGCCGAAGGTTTCCTGGCCTCGCGCACGGGTGCAGGTACGTACGTCGGTACTGAGTGGGAAAGCCGGAGTAGCGAGGACGAGCCACCGCGTCAGCCACCGCGGCTGTCCGAACTGAGCCAGTCGATGCTGTCGCTGCGCAGCGATCATTTTCGCGGGGTGTCGTATGCCGACTGGGATCCTGCGACGCCGACCTCTTTCCTGCCTAGTCACAGCACCTATGAAGGATTTCCGCAAGCCATCTGGCGGCGCCTGATGAACCGTCATTTGCTCAAGCCAACCAAGGCGATTCTGGGTTATGGCGAGTTACAAGGCTTGCAGGCGTTTCGCACAGCGATTGCCGAATACGTCTTCGATGCGCGAGGTATCGACTGCACTGCCGAGCAAGTGGTGATCGTTTCCGGTGCACAGCAAGCGTTCAACCTGCTGGGCATGCTACTGCTCAATCCGCAGGACAGTGTCTGGATGGAAGACCCTGGGCACATCGCCGCGCGCATTGCGTTGCAAGCCCAGGGGGCCCAGATAATTCCGCTGCGCGTTGATGAACAGGGGATCGATGTGCAACAAGGCCTTACCGAGTGCCCTGATGCGCGCCTGGTATTTTGTACGCCTTCGCGCCAGCATCCTTTGGGTGTCACCCTGAGTTATGTGCGGCGCCAGGCACTCATCGACTGGGCTACGCAGCATCAGAGCTGGATCATCGAGGACGATTGCGACAGCGAGTTTCGCTACAGTGGTCGACTTCTCCCAGCACTGTATGCCTTGGACCAGATGGCCCGGGTGATCTACGTCGGCACGTTCAGCAAAGTGCTCTTTCCGTCACTAAGGCTGGGTTACGTGATTTTGCCGCAGGCGCTGGTCGAGCCCTTTTGCACCCTGCGCGCGGTCATGGATCGCAGCCCGCCCACACTGCTTCAGGCCACCACGGCGGACTTCATGAGCGAAGGCCACTTCCTGGGGCACATCCGCCGCATGCGTGCACTGTACAAGGCGCGCCAGCAGGCATTGATCGAACAACTTGAAAAGCAGATCGGCAGCTTTTTCAGGATCACTCCGACGGACGCTGGCATGCACCTGATCGCCTGGCTCCCCCCCGAACTCAGTGACACCGAGATCGCCCGGCAACTGGCCCAACACCATATTCACACCTACGCCTTGAGCGACTATCGCATCAAGCACGACCTGCCGCCTGCCCTGTTGATAGGCTTTGCCGGCACGCCTGAAAAACAGGCGCGCGAGCGTGTCGAGGCGCTGGCCCAGGCCTTGCGCACGCTGGGTTATCTTTCACCGACCACTTGA
- a CDS encoding sugar phosphate isomerase/epimerase, giving the protein MNNKIQERFNALLSHKVVEHGAAPVLTEALAQRLLERLGQLRLFAHAYPLLTNLTHGRVTPADLLDFAYRHELQGLSLHLLDGEENSLSQMSPEQLQAFASKAKSLGLDVHLEISSTLKKDVDQVIAIAKALGVRNIRVYSRYEGTLSRVMDVIETDLHYLAQQADANDLYFDFEQHEELKSCEIAQLLSRLNHPRLHALFDFGNMINACEQPLQALHNLAPHIRQVHLKGVRIVPEQNGFGHYGVLQGSDEDDLPSARMLFELLMLGEATPQVIAFILEQENHYIAPAFRQSLEAADPFIAYREMSETPLPKGYSLERMLADEHRWANNQVAYVRRLLGELRTLAELTLATPSNA; this is encoded by the coding sequence ATGAACAATAAGATCCAGGAACGATTCAACGCCTTGCTGAGCCATAAGGTGGTCGAACACGGGGCTGCTCCCGTGCTGACGGAGGCACTGGCCCAGCGGTTGCTTGAGCGCCTCGGGCAATTGCGCCTGTTTGCCCACGCCTACCCGCTACTGACCAACCTCACCCACGGTCGAGTCACCCCCGCCGACCTGCTGGACTTCGCCTATCGCCACGAGCTGCAAGGCCTGAGCCTGCACCTGCTCGACGGCGAGGAAAACAGCCTGAGCCAAATGTCGCCAGAGCAGCTTCAGGCGTTTGCCAGCAAGGCCAAGTCGCTGGGGCTGGATGTGCACTTGGAAATCAGCAGCACGCTGAAAAAGGATGTCGACCAAGTGATCGCCATCGCCAAGGCCCTGGGGGTGCGCAACATCCGTGTTTACTCACGTTACGAGGGCACGCTGTCGCGGGTGATGGACGTGATTGAGACCGACCTGCACTACCTCGCACAACAGGCCGACGCTAACGATCTGTACTTTGACTTCGAGCAACACGAAGAACTCAAGAGCTGCGAAATCGCGCAATTGCTCAGCCGACTCAACCACCCTCGCCTGCATGCTTTGTTCGACTTCGGCAACATGATCAATGCCTGCGAACAGCCCCTGCAGGCCCTGCACAACCTGGCGCCGCACATCCGCCAGGTTCACCTCAAGGGCGTGCGCATCGTCCCCGAACAAAACGGCTTCGGCCATTACGGCGTATTGCAAGGCAGCGACGAAGACGATCTGCCCAGCGCCCGCATGCTGTTCGAACTGTTGATGCTGGGCGAAGCGACCCCACAGGTGATCGCGTTCATTCTTGAGCAGGAAAATCACTACATAGCCCCGGCCTTCCGCCAGAGCCTTGAAGCGGCCGATCCATTCATTGCTTACCGGGAGATGAGCGAAACACCGCTCCCCAAAGGCTACTCGCTCGAACGCATGCTGGCCGACGAACACCGCTGGGCGAACAATCAGGTGGCCTATGTCCGACGCTTGCTGGGCGAACTGCGCACCTTGGCAGAACTGACCCTGGCCACCCCTTCCAACGCCTGA